One genomic segment of Sphingomonas sp. KR3-1 includes these proteins:
- a CDS encoding aminotransferase class I/II-fold pyridoxal phosphate-dependent enzyme has product MSKFDALINERERLLASGVTDPYAVVMEQVKSPTQAVIKGKDTILLGTYNYMGMTFDPDVIQAGKDALDKFGSGTNGSRMLNGTFHDHMEVEQALRDFYGVSGAIVFSTGYMANLGMISTLVGKGEYVILDADSHASIYDGCKQGNAEIVRFRHNSVEDLDKRLGRLPKEAGKLVVLEGVYSMLGDIAPLKEMVEVAKKHGAMVLSDEAHSMGFFGPNGRGVYEEQGLEGQVDFVVGTFSKSVGTVGGFCVSNHPKFEAIRLACRPYIFTASLPPSVVATAAMSIRKLMHAHNKRQHLWENARTLHGGLKEMGFKLGTENPDSAIIAVILEDQVQGAMMWQALLDGGLYVNLARPPATPAGTFLLRCSLCAEHTPEQIQTVLGMFKAAGQAVGVIG; this is encoded by the coding sequence ATGTCGAAGTTCGATGCGCTGATCAACGAGCGCGAGCGGCTGCTCGCCAGCGGCGTCACCGATCCCTATGCGGTGGTGATGGAGCAGGTGAAGTCGCCCACCCAGGCGGTGATCAAGGGCAAGGACACGATCCTGCTCGGCACCTACAACTACATGGGCATGACCTTCGATCCGGACGTCATCCAGGCCGGCAAGGACGCGCTCGACAAGTTCGGCTCGGGCACCAACGGCAGCCGCATGCTCAACGGCACCTTCCACGATCACATGGAAGTCGAGCAGGCGCTGCGCGATTTCTACGGCGTCTCGGGCGCGATCGTCTTCTCGACCGGCTACATGGCCAATCTCGGCATGATCTCCACTTTGGTGGGCAAGGGCGAGTATGTCATCCTCGACGCGGACAGCCACGCGTCGATCTATGACGGCTGCAAGCAGGGCAATGCCGAGATCGTCCGCTTCCGCCACAACAGCGTCGAGGATCTCGACAAGCGCCTTGGCCGCCTGCCCAAGGAAGCCGGCAAGCTGGTCGTGCTCGAGGGCGTCTATTCGATGCTCGGCGACATCGCGCCGCTCAAGGAAATGGTCGAAGTCGCCAAGAAGCACGGCGCGATGGTGCTGTCGGACGAGGCGCACTCGATGGGCTTTTTCGGCCCCAATGGCCGCGGCGTTTATGAGGAGCAGGGGCTCGAGGGCCAGGTCGATTTCGTCGTCGGCACCTTCTCCAAGTCGGTCGGCACCGTCGGCGGCTTCTGCGTGTCGAACCACCCGAAGTTCGAGGCGATCCGCCTCGCCTGCCGCCCGTACATCTTCACTGCGTCGCTGCCGCCTTCGGTGGTCGCCACCGCGGCGATGTCGATCCGCAAGCTGATGCATGCGCACAACAAGCGCCAGCATCTGTGGGAAAATGCCCGCACGCTGCATGGCGGGCTCAAGGAAATGGGCTTCAAGCTCGGCACCGAGAACCCCGATTCGGCGATCATCGCGGTGATCCTCGAGGATCAGGTGCAGGGCGCGATGATGTGGCAGGCGCTGCTCGATGGCGGTCTCTATGTGAACCTCGCCCGCCCGCCCGCGACGCCGGCCGGCACCTTCCTGCTGCGCTGCTCGCTCTGCGCCGAGCACACGCCCGAGCAGATCCAGACCGTGCTGGGCATGTTCAAGGCGGCGGGCCAGGCAGTGGGCGTGATCGGCTGA
- a CDS encoding FAD-dependent protein, giving the protein MLRLSGLYLPLDHAPEALPAAIATRLGIEPAELKGHSVYRRGNDARRRNAIQLVYTVDVELADEAAVLARFPDDKDLRPTPDMRYNFPVMAPAGWSGVRPVVIGAGPCGLFAGLILAQMGFRPIILDRGKVVRQRTKDTWGLWRRGELNPDSNVQFGEGGAGTFSDGKLYCRVKDPRFLGRKVLEEFVKAGAPDDILWEAHPHIGTFRLVTMVESMRRTIEALGGEYRWETRVDDLELERLPDGNQRMRGLHLHDLAAGESSFLEADHVVLAVGHSARPTFEMLHRRGVHIEAKPFAIGVRIEHPQSWIDRARFGQCAGHPDLGAAAYSLVHHASNGRSVYSFCMCPGGRVVAATSEEGRVVTNGMSQYSRAEFNANSGLVVAIDPAKDFPGGPLAGIELQRHWEDMAFLAGGSNYHAPGQLVGDLLAGRASTALGEVIPSYKPGVKMTDLAECLPGFVIEAFREALPVFGRQIANYDHHDAIMTGVETRTSSPVRITRGKDHQSLNVAQLFPAGEGAGYAGGILSAAIDGIKAAEAVARSLVGS; this is encoded by the coding sequence ATGCTTCGCCTTTCCGGACTCTATCTGCCGCTCGACCATGCGCCCGAGGCCCTGCCCGCGGCGATCGCCACGCGGCTGGGCATCGAACCTGCCGAACTGAAGGGCCATAGCGTCTATCGCCGCGGCAACGACGCGCGCCGGCGCAACGCGATCCAGCTGGTCTACACCGTCGATGTCGAACTGGCCGACGAGGCCGCGGTGCTGGCGCGCTTTCCGGACGACAAGGACCTGCGCCCGACACCGGACATGCGCTACAACTTCCCGGTGATGGCACCCGCCGGCTGGAGCGGCGTGCGCCCGGTGGTGATCGGCGCGGGGCCGTGCGGGCTGTTCGCCGGGCTGATCCTGGCGCAAATGGGATTCCGGCCGATCATCCTCGACCGCGGCAAGGTGGTGCGCCAGCGGACCAAGGACACCTGGGGCCTGTGGCGGCGCGGCGAGCTCAACCCTGACAGCAACGTCCAGTTCGGCGAGGGCGGCGCCGGCACCTTTTCCGACGGCAAGCTCTATTGCCGGGTGAAGGACCCGCGCTTCCTCGGCCGCAAGGTGCTCGAGGAGTTCGTGAAGGCCGGCGCGCCCGACGACATCCTGTGGGAAGCGCATCCGCATATCGGCACCTTCCGGCTGGTCACGATGGTCGAAAGCATGCGCCGGACGATCGAGGCGCTCGGCGGCGAATATCGCTGGGAGACGCGGGTCGACGATCTCGAGCTCGAGCGGCTGCCCGACGGCAACCAGCGGATGCGCGGCCTGCACCTGCACGATCTTGCGGCGGGCGAGAGCAGCTTCCTCGAGGCCGATCATGTCGTGCTCGCCGTAGGGCACAGCGCGCGGCCGACCTTCGAGATGCTCCACCGCCGCGGCGTGCACATCGAAGCCAAGCCCTTCGCGATCGGGGTGCGGATCGAGCATCCGCAGAGCTGGATCGACCGGGCGCGCTTCGGCCAGTGCGCCGGGCATCCGGACCTGGGCGCGGCGGCGTACAGCCTGGTCCATCACGCCTCGAACGGGCGCAGCGTCTACAGCTTCTGCATGTGCCCAGGCGGACGCGTGGTGGCGGCGACCAGCGAGGAAGGCCGCGTCGTCACCAACGGGATGAGCCAATATTCGCGCGCCGAGTTCAATGCGAATTCGGGACTGGTGGTGGCGATCGATCCGGCGAAGGACTTTCCGGGCGGGCCGCTCGCCGGGATCGAGCTGCAACGGCACTGGGAGGACATGGCGTTCCTCGCCGGCGGCTCCAACTATCATGCGCCCGGGCAGCTGGTCGGCGACCTGCTCGCGGGGCGCGCCTCGACTGCGCTGGGCGAAGTCATCCCGTCGTACAAGCCGGGGGTGAAGATGACCGACCTGGCCGAATGCCTGCCCGGCTTCGTGATCGAGGCGTTCCGCGAGGCGCTGCCGGTGTTCGGGCGGCAGATCGCGAACTACGACCATCACGATGCGATCATGACGGGCGTGGAGACGCGGACCTCCTCGCCGGTGCGGATCACGCGGGGGAAGGATCACCAGAGCCTGAACGTCGCGCAGCTGTTCCCGGCCGGCGAAGGCGCGGGCTATGCGGGCGGGATCCTCTCCGCCGCGATCGACGGGATCAAGGCCGCCGAGGCGGTGGCGCGGAGCTTGGTGGGGAGCTAA
- a CDS encoding DMT family transporter — protein sequence MPQDRRSLALGVLCGAAAGALWGLVFLAPEFARAFSPLELTIGRYLAYGLLSAALLAPRWRRVFAHLHAAEWRALLWLGLAGNTLYYVLLASAVQLGGAAMTSLVIGFLPVLVTIAGSRAQGAVPLARLAPSLLLCAAGAACIGGQALFLPSTRPVAAQLAGFACALGALASWGAFAIGNSHMLARVRAISAHDWSLLIGIVTGAQSLALIPLALLLGTAHHGPMDWALFAAVSIGVALFASVIGNALWNRMSRLLPLTLAGQMITFETLFALLYAFAWEGRGPTLLEAAAFALVVASVVTCLAAHRRPANPSPAKR from the coding sequence ATGCCGCAGGACCGCCGATCGCTGGCGCTGGGCGTCCTGTGCGGCGCCGCTGCCGGTGCGCTCTGGGGCCTGGTGTTCCTCGCGCCCGAGTTCGCCCGCGCCTTTAGTCCGCTCGAGCTGACCATCGGCCGCTACCTCGCTTATGGCCTGCTCTCCGCCGCACTGCTCGCGCCGCGCTGGCGCCGCGTCTTCGCGCACCTCCACGCCGCCGAATGGCGCGCGCTGCTCTGGCTCGGGCTCGCCGGCAACACGCTCTATTATGTTCTGCTCGCCAGCGCGGTGCAGCTCGGCGGCGCGGCGATGACCTCGCTGGTGATCGGCTTCCTCCCCGTGCTGGTGACCATCGCCGGCAGCCGCGCCCAGGGGGCGGTGCCGCTCGCCCGGCTCGCGCCTTCGCTACTGCTCTGCGCGGCCGGCGCGGCGTGCATTGGCGGCCAGGCGCTGTTCCTGCCCTCGACGCGCCCGGTGGCTGCCCAGCTCGCGGGCTTCGCCTGCGCGCTTGGCGCGCTCGCGTCCTGGGGAGCCTTCGCGATCGGCAACAGCCATATGCTCGCCCGGGTCAGGGCCATCTCCGCGCATGACTGGAGCCTGTTGATCGGCATCGTCACCGGGGCGCAGAGCCTCGCGCTGATCCCGCTCGCGCTGCTGCTCGGCACCGCGCACCACGGGCCCATGGACTGGGCGCTGTTCGCCGCGGTCTCGATCGGCGTCGCGCTGTTCGCCTCGGTGATCGGCAACGCGCTGTGGAACCGGATGAGCCGCCTGTTGCCGCTTACGCTCGCCGGGCAGATGATCACCTTCGAGACACTGTTCGCGCTGCTCTACGCCTTCGCCTGGGAGGGCAGGGGCCCGACGCTACTCGAAGCGGCGGCGTTCGCGCTGGTGGTGGCGAGCGTGGTGACCTGCCTCGCGGCGCATCGGCGGCCTGCAAATCCCTCTCCCGCGAAGCGGTAG
- a CDS encoding ATP-binding protein, protein MSESNTALDRVVRASNWRFMLLGALALLGIAVLAAVALIQQRTDAERDRAISLQQHTFEVIMRANQLSGAIAEAEAALGRYVVSADKKLGRQYSEQWDRAGEQLERLRQATADNPAQVERLAELKRAFDARGKELATTALYSAFKRDRDAWGSYYQVRQSPARSKLEALLDQIVDSERVLLQDRTRAASALIANSGLASRVLTAFGILIVLGAVLLGWLAIEALSERAVADANADAERERAVELQQAVAEATEQLRAEAGEREAAQEQLRQAQKMEAVGQLTGGIAHDFNNMLAVVLGGLELAKRHLHTGGPDAQRHIENAMEGANRAAALTRRLLAFSRAEPLLPEAVEAGALIEGMEDLLDRTLGDGVAVETRDAGKGWRIWVDRHQLENALLNLAVNARDAMEGQGTLRIVTGGTSLAENQIGESLAGDYVTIEVGDTGMGMTPDVLERVFEPFFTTKPVGQGTGLGLSQIFGFVRQSGGEIGIDTVPGQGTRVTLYMPRYIGEAVAEAAPAAERASVPSDRALEILVVEDDPRVLALSLGALQELGHRATGCEDPLAAPAAIAAMPSLDLIVSDVLMPGQTGPEMIAALNGRIDGVAVLFVTGFAGEADAAIFQGRTVLRKPFTIAGLEAAVEEAMGQEARRAGRAAAV, encoded by the coding sequence ATGAGCGAGAGCAACACTGCCCTGGATCGGGTTGTCCGGGCGAGCAACTGGCGTTTCATGCTGCTCGGCGCGCTGGCGCTGCTCGGCATCGCCGTGCTCGCCGCGGTGGCGCTCATCCAGCAGCGCACCGACGCCGAGCGCGACCGGGCGATCTCGCTCCAGCAGCACACCTTCGAAGTGATCATGCGCGCCAACCAGCTCTCCGGCGCGATCGCCGAGGCGGAGGCGGCGCTGGGTCGCTATGTCGTCAGCGCCGACAAGAAGCTCGGCCGGCAATATAGCGAGCAGTGGGACCGCGCCGGCGAGCAGCTCGAGCGGCTGCGCCAGGCGACTGCGGACAATCCCGCCCAGGTCGAGCGGCTCGCCGAGCTCAAGCGTGCCTTCGATGCCCGCGGCAAGGAGCTCGCCACCACCGCGCTCTATTCGGCGTTCAAGCGCGACCGCGATGCCTGGGGCAGCTATTATCAGGTCCGCCAGAGCCCGGCACGCAGCAAGCTCGAGGCGTTGCTCGACCAGATCGTCGATTCCGAGCGCGTGCTTCTCCAGGACCGCACCCGGGCGGCCTCGGCGCTGATCGCCAATTCGGGGCTTGCATCGCGGGTCCTCACGGCGTTCGGCATCCTGATCGTGCTCGGCGCGGTGCTGCTCGGCTGGCTGGCGATCGAGGCGCTGAGCGAGCGCGCGGTCGCCGATGCCAATGCCGATGCCGAGCGCGAGCGCGCCGTCGAACTGCAGCAGGCCGTCGCCGAGGCGACCGAGCAACTCCGCGCCGAGGCGGGCGAGCGCGAGGCGGCGCAGGAGCAGCTCCGCCAGGCGCAGAAGATGGAGGCGGTCGGCCAGCTGACTGGTGGGATCGCGCATGATTTCAACAACATGCTCGCCGTCGTTCTGGGAGGTTTGGAGCTAGCCAAGCGCCACCTCCACACCGGCGGCCCCGATGCCCAGCGCCATATCGAGAATGCGATGGAGGGCGCCAATCGCGCTGCCGCGCTCACTCGCCGCCTGCTCGCCTTTTCCCGTGCCGAGCCGCTGCTTCCCGAAGCCGTCGAGGCGGGGGCACTGATCGAGGGCATGGAAGACCTGCTCGACCGCACGCTGGGCGACGGCGTCGCGGTCGAGACGCGGGATGCCGGCAAGGGCTGGCGGATCTGGGTCGATCGCCACCAGCTCGAGAATGCGCTGCTCAACTTGGCGGTGAATGCCCGCGATGCGATGGAGGGGCAGGGCACGCTGCGCATCGTCACCGGTGGTACCTCGCTTGCCGAGAACCAGATCGGAGAGAGCCTGGCCGGCGACTATGTCACGATCGAGGTCGGCGACACCGGCATGGGCATGACGCCCGACGTGCTCGAGCGCGTGTTCGAGCCCTTCTTCACCACCAAGCCGGTCGGCCAGGGCACCGGCCTCGGGCTCAGCCAGATCTTCGGCTTCGTCCGCCAGTCGGGCGGCGAGATCGGCATCGATACCGTGCCGGGTCAGGGCACGCGCGTCACGCTCTACATGCCACGCTACATCGGCGAGGCGGTGGCGGAAGCGGCCCCTGCCGCCGAGCGGGCCTCGGTGCCGAGCGACCGCGCGCTCGAGATCCTGGTGGTCGAGGACGATCCCCGCGTGCTGGCGCTCAGCTTGGGCGCGCTTCAGGAGCTAGGCCACCGCGCCACCGGCTGCGAGGATCCGCTGGCAGCGCCCGCCGCGATCGCCGCGATGCCGTCGCTCGACCTGATCGTGTCCGACGTGCTGATGCCGGGCCAGACCGGCCCCGAGATGATCGCGGCGCTGAATGGACGGATCGATGGAGTAGCGGTGCTGTTCGTCACCGGCTTCGCCGGCGAGGCCGATGCCGCGATCTTCCAGGGCCGCACCGTACTGCGCAAACCCTTTACCATCGCCGGGCTGGAAGCGGCGGTGGAGGAAGCGATGGGGCAGGAAGCGCGCCGCGCGGGCAGGGCTGCGGCGGTGTAG
- a CDS encoding acyl carrier protein, protein MTDRASVFETVTAQIEPFNKKGVALTDSTTFAGDLEWDSLTVMDFVAAIEDEFDIIITMNMQAEIENIGQLVDAVQKLKG, encoded by the coding sequence ATGACCGACCGCGCTTCCGTCTTCGAGACCGTCACCGCCCAGATCGAGCCTTTCAACAAGAAGGGCGTCGCGCTGACCGACAGCACCACCTTCGCCGGCGACCTGGAGTGGGACAGCCTGACCGTGATGGATTTCGTCGCGGCGATTGAGGACGAGTTCGACATCATCATCACGATGAACATGCAGGCCGAGATCGAGAATATCGGCCAGCTGGTCGATGCCGTGCAGAAGCTCAAGGGCTAA